A window of Fodinibius salinus contains these coding sequences:
- a CDS encoding class I adenylate-forming enzyme family protein, whose translation MDFQQLQEKIDYARNTSHSQSPLEVDDFKKLLQQRTEDDESYLTYIDEDDNRVEISYSEFYQHVLGCARFLQNHGLRHGDRIATISHNHWHTVIQYYAAWLLGLVVVPVNLGEDDERIAYILENGNVELAFVRTEYRERFRKILESYGYLKHIEWIVCEGKLENFTRDQGELTLPEDSLAESESLIVFTSGTTGAPKGVVLSQRNLLEDARSIAQWHNIDENTRMMCVLPIHHVNGTVVTLITPFFAGGSTVLNQRFRASRFFEIVRDEKVHIVSMVPTLLQYLNSYYEEKQRPKTPSLRHVICGAGPLTVKVAETFEDEIDVPIIHGYGLSETTCYSCFVPVDIDRDEHNKWRSDYGYPSIGIPVSANEMAIHDEEGNELGENERGEIVIRGVNVMLGYYNNKEANEETFKNGWFRSGDEGFYINDEEGRPYFFITGRLKELIIRGGVNLAPLEIDEVINKAPGVKAGIAVGFENDWYGEEVGAYVELEEGAEEDEEAILAFCREHLPFSKSPKVVVFGDQIPVTSTGKYQRRKVTHHFKEWKDVQFRK comes from the coding sequence AGAAATAAGTTACAGCGAGTTTTATCAACATGTCTTGGGCTGCGCAAGATTTTTACAAAATCATGGATTAAGGCATGGTGATCGGATTGCAACAATTTCCCATAATCATTGGCATACAGTTATCCAATACTATGCGGCCTGGCTGCTGGGATTAGTAGTAGTACCTGTAAATCTGGGTGAAGATGATGAACGTATCGCTTACATTCTGGAAAATGGTAATGTAGAGCTGGCTTTTGTACGAACAGAATACCGAGAGCGGTTTAGGAAGATCCTCGAATCTTATGGTTATTTAAAGCATATAGAGTGGATTGTATGCGAAGGGAAGTTGGAAAACTTTACGCGAGACCAGGGTGAGCTAACGTTGCCCGAAGATTCGCTGGCCGAATCAGAGTCGTTAATCGTATTTACTTCGGGCACCACCGGGGCACCTAAAGGTGTAGTATTAAGTCAGCGGAATCTGCTGGAAGATGCTCGAAGCATTGCGCAATGGCACAACATTGATGAGAATACACGTATGATGTGTGTGCTGCCTATCCATCACGTAAACGGCACGGTAGTAACATTGATCACGCCCTTTTTTGCAGGAGGATCGACTGTACTGAATCAGCGGTTCAGGGCCAGCCGATTTTTCGAGATTGTTCGCGACGAGAAGGTACATATTGTTAGTATGGTTCCCACGCTGTTACAATATTTAAACAGTTATTACGAGGAGAAACAACGGCCTAAGACTCCTTCGTTGCGACACGTTATTTGTGGTGCCGGTCCACTAACCGTAAAAGTGGCAGAAACCTTTGAAGATGAAATTGATGTGCCGATTATTCATGGCTACGGACTTTCGGAAACAACCTGTTATTCTTGTTTTGTACCTGTTGATATTGATCGGGATGAGCACAACAAATGGCGCAGCGATTATGGATATCCCAGTATTGGTATTCCCGTCTCAGCCAATGAGATGGCTATCCATGATGAAGAGGGGAATGAGCTTGGAGAAAATGAGCGTGGCGAAATTGTGATCCGCGGCGTAAATGTGATGCTCGGATACTATAATAACAAAGAAGCTAACGAAGAAACTTTTAAAAACGGATGGTTTCGTAGTGGTGATGAGGGATTTTATATCAATGACGAAGAGGGGCGTCCTTACTTTTTTATCACCGGACGTCTTAAGGAGCTTATCATTCGCGGAGGGGTAAATTTAGCTCCGTTAGAAATTGATGAGGTTATTAATAAAGCCCCGGGTGTAAAAGCTGGCATTGCCGTAGGTTTTGAGAATGATTGGTATGGTGAGGAGGTCGGAGCCTATGTCGAACTTGAAGAAGGAGCGGAAGAAGATGAGGAAGCTATTTTAGCTTTTTGCAGAGAACACCTGCCGTTTAGTAAATCGCCCAAGGTAGTGGTCTTTGGAGATCAGATTCCCGTTACTTCAACCGGAAAATATCAGCGCCGTAAGGTGACGCACCATTTCAAGGAATGGAAAGACGTACAGTTTAGAAAGTAA
- a CDS encoding acetyl-CoA C-acyltransferase, translating into MTNREAVIVAAARTPTGKANKGSLRFTPPDTLGGEVIKSLLERAPSVEPEMVNDVIMGCAFPEASQGLNVARQCAALGGLPASVPAATVNRFCSSGLQTIAQASERIMTGAADIIIAGGVESMSKVPMGGFVVEPNPELVEEYPEIYINMGLTAENVADKYDVSRKDQDAFAYRSHQRAIKAWEEDYFADQIVPIEVTEKKVTAGGEVGEQAFTFDTDEGPRSDTSEEILAKLNPAFKKGGTVTAGNSSQMNDAAAAVMVMSREKAEELELTPMAQYHGFSVAGVPPEIMGIGPVEAVPKVLDQTNMDLNDIDLIELNEAFAAQSVAVIRELGLDEDIVNINGGAIAMGHPLGCTGAKLTTQILHDLQRLDKQFAMVTMCVGGGMGAAGIFENLN; encoded by the coding sequence ATGACTAACAGAGAAGCCGTAATTGTCGCCGCAGCAAGAACGCCAACCGGAAAAGCCAATAAAGGATCACTCCGGTTCACGCCACCCGACACGCTGGGTGGAGAAGTAATTAAATCGTTGCTGGAAAGAGCACCTTCCGTAGAGCCGGAAATGGTTAATGACGTAATTATGGGATGTGCCTTTCCCGAAGCTTCGCAGGGGCTTAACGTGGCCAGGCAGTGTGCTGCTCTCGGTGGATTACCAGCGTCAGTTCCTGCTGCCACCGTGAATCGTTTTTGTTCGTCCGGGCTGCAGACCATAGCGCAGGCCTCCGAAAGGATTATGACTGGTGCTGCTGATATTATTATTGCCGGTGGTGTTGAATCGATGTCAAAAGTGCCGATGGGCGGATTTGTTGTAGAGCCCAATCCCGAACTGGTTGAAGAGTATCCCGAAATTTATATCAACATGGGGCTGACGGCCGAAAACGTAGCTGATAAGTATGATGTTAGTCGTAAAGATCAGGATGCTTTTGCTTATCGGAGTCACCAGCGGGCGATTAAGGCTTGGGAAGAAGATTATTTTGCTGATCAAATTGTGCCCATTGAAGTGACCGAAAAGAAAGTGACTGCCGGTGGAGAAGTGGGAGAACAAGCGTTTACCTTTGATACCGATGAAGGACCTCGTAGTGATACTTCTGAAGAAATCTTAGCAAAATTAAATCCTGCCTTTAAAAAAGGAGGCACGGTAACAGCTGGCAACTCTTCACAAATGAATGATGCTGCTGCAGCTGTGATGGTTATGAGCAGAGAAAAAGCCGAGGAGCTGGAGCTTACACCGATGGCCCAATATCACGGGTTCTCAGTTGCAGGTGTACCACCCGAGATTATGGGGATTGGTCCTGTGGAAGCCGTACCCAAAGTGCTTGATCAAACTAACATGGATCTGAACGACATTGATCTTATAGAATTGAACGAAGCTTTTGCCGCACAGTCAGTGGCTGTTATACGCGAACTTGGCCTCGATGAAGATATTGTCAACATCAACGGTGGGGCTATTGCTATGGGACATCCACTTGGTTGCACCGGTGCAAAGCTTACTACGCAGATTTTGCATGATCTACAGCGCCTTGACAAACAGTTTGCTATGGTTACCATGTGTGTAGGTGGTGGCATGGGGGCAGCAGGCATTTTTGAGAATTTAAATTAA
- a CDS encoding CDP-alcohol phosphatidyltransferase family protein, whose protein sequence is MKKTAAYGVHILTALGASLGLWAIILIYDGFYQEAIWILALSAIIDSIDGALARLVNTKKYAAQIDGALMDNIIDFLTWTVAPLLWIYATMRLPIWVLMICALASVFGFSNKQAKTDNHFFLGFPSYWNIVVFYIFLLDLPVIFASGILLFFALVTFLPVKFLYPTRTTFLRPLTLLLGSVFVLQLFALMYYFDDSSPTLIYSSFLFPFYYFGLSFYLNWNPAVTSD, encoded by the coding sequence GTGAAAAAGACAGCTGCATATGGGGTACATATTTTAACGGCCTTAGGTGCCAGTTTAGGGTTATGGGCTATTATCCTTATTTACGATGGCTTTTATCAAGAAGCTATCTGGATACTAGCATTATCAGCTATTATTGATTCCATTGACGGGGCACTTGCTCGACTGGTGAACACAAAAAAATATGCTGCTCAAATTGACGGTGCTCTGATGGATAATATCATCGACTTTTTGACGTGGACAGTAGCTCCGTTGTTGTGGATTTACGCCACTATGCGATTACCAATATGGGTGCTGATGATCTGTGCCCTAGCCAGCGTCTTTGGCTTTTCGAATAAACAGGCCAAAACTGACAACCACTTTTTCCTTGGATTTCCCTCGTACTGGAATATTGTTGTCTTCTATATCTTTCTGCTGGATTTGCCTGTCATATTTGCCTCAGGCATTTTATTGTTTTTTGCCCTTGTCACCTTTCTACCGGTTAAATTTTTATATCCCACGCGCACTACCTTTCTACGACCCCTAACCTTACTGCTGGGGAGTGTTTTTGTCCTGCAACTTTTTGCACTCATGTATTACTTTGATGATTCTTCTCCTACATTAATTTACAGCTCATTCCTGTTCCCCTTTTACTATTTTGGACTTTCGTTTTATCTAAACTGGAATCCTGCTGTAACATCTGATTAG
- a CDS encoding 3-hydroxyacyl-CoA dehydrogenase/enoyl-CoA hydratase family protein: MSTSDYDIQKVAVLGSGTMGCQIAAHCVNAGLQVWLLDLKDEESDNPNQQVVDNIKELTKMNPAPLGNPSDAEKIKPGNFTDDLDIIAEMDWVCEAIVEKMDIKQSMMADIQEVRTEGTIVTSNTSGLPIGDISENCSAEFRKHFLGTHFFNPPRYMKLLEVIPTSDTADSVTEFMATFCEKMLGKGIVRCKDTPNFIANRIGIFSMANMMPYFFNGDFRAEEIDFLTGTLTGYSKAATFRTADMAGLDVTHHVANNLYPSIPDDERRDVFQLPDEFDTMIEEEKHGNKTGEGFYKKVRTEEGKEYKVINPDTLEYESQIDPEFESANKAKKKFKTPEERLKFLVKQDDKVGQFLWDIHCDLLLYSANRIPEITESVEAIDRAMKWGFNWELGPFERWDAIGVKESVQRMQDEGLDVPESVVQMLEKGRNQFYDQNEGTVYNLATGEVEQLSPPAQGAIEISTLKANDREVFGNDHAGLYDLGDGVALFEFRTKRQTLGFELVQALQKSCDIVARQFDALVISHDNDNFTYGANLMEAMQAWKQGDKERVKTAVQHFQDTAVGLRYQPFPVVVAPFGRSLGGGVEFIMHADKVVAHHELYAGLVEVGVGLLPAGGGTKELLYRAMHQVMDDEQVDPMPYIKENFKTIGMAKVSDGAPKAQQLGYLRDSDSIIMNRDLLISNAKDEARRMADLGYHPPAKPTIQVQGKKALSSLKLMLYIMHEANFITDYDKVVAERVAYVMSGGDLSEPQEVSEDYLLKLEREAFLKLLEDERTQARIEHMLEKGKPLRN, translated from the coding sequence ATGAGTACTTCTGATTACGATATTCAAAAAGTAGCTGTACTTGGGTCGGGAACGATGGGATGCCAAATAGCAGCCCATTGTGTAAATGCCGGACTCCAGGTTTGGTTACTCGACCTTAAAGATGAAGAAAGTGACAATCCCAATCAGCAGGTGGTTGATAATATAAAGGAACTCACGAAAATGAATCCCGCTCCATTGGGCAATCCGTCGGATGCTGAAAAAATAAAACCGGGTAATTTTACTGATGATCTTGATATTATTGCCGAAATGGATTGGGTATGTGAGGCCATCGTCGAAAAAATGGACATCAAACAAAGTATGATGGCCGATATTCAGGAAGTCCGCACGGAAGGTACCATTGTGACTTCCAACACATCAGGATTACCAATTGGAGATATTAGTGAGAATTGTTCAGCTGAATTTCGAAAACACTTTTTGGGGACGCACTTTTTTAATCCCCCCAGGTATATGAAACTTCTGGAAGTTATCCCCACCTCAGATACGGCAGATTCGGTCACTGAATTTATGGCCACTTTTTGTGAGAAAATGCTGGGCAAAGGCATTGTGCGGTGCAAAGATACCCCAAACTTTATTGCCAATCGAATTGGAATCTTTTCGATGGCTAACATGATGCCGTATTTCTTTAACGGTGATTTCCGAGCCGAAGAAATCGACTTTTTAACAGGCACACTCACCGGTTATTCCAAAGCAGCGACCTTTCGTACGGCTGATATGGCAGGACTGGATGTCACCCATCATGTAGCTAACAATTTGTACCCATCTATACCTGATGATGAACGGCGCGATGTTTTCCAGCTGCCGGATGAATTTGATACCATGATTGAAGAGGAGAAACACGGTAATAAAACAGGCGAAGGTTTCTATAAAAAAGTTCGCACTGAGGAGGGCAAAGAATACAAGGTTATTAATCCCGATACGCTGGAATACGAATCGCAGATAGATCCTGAGTTTGAAAGTGCAAACAAAGCGAAAAAGAAATTCAAGACTCCAGAGGAACGGCTCAAATTTCTGGTTAAACAAGATGACAAAGTGGGGCAGTTTTTGTGGGATATTCATTGCGATTTGTTGCTCTATTCAGCAAACAGAATTCCAGAGATAACTGAATCCGTTGAAGCCATTGATCGTGCGATGAAGTGGGGCTTTAACTGGGAGCTGGGACCCTTTGAGCGCTGGGATGCCATTGGCGTGAAAGAATCAGTGCAACGCATGCAGGATGAAGGGTTGGATGTTCCTGAATCAGTAGTACAGATGCTTGAAAAGGGCCGCAACCAATTTTATGATCAAAATGAGGGAACGGTATACAATTTGGCAACTGGAGAAGTGGAGCAGTTGAGTCCGCCTGCTCAAGGTGCCATCGAGATATCAACACTCAAAGCTAACGACAGGGAAGTATTCGGCAACGATCATGCTGGTTTATATGATCTTGGGGATGGCGTTGCGCTCTTTGAATTTCGTACGAAACGACAGACACTTGGTTTTGAGCTTGTCCAAGCGCTACAGAAGTCCTGTGACATTGTTGCCCGCCAATTTGATGCACTCGTCATCAGTCATGACAATGACAACTTTACGTATGGTGCGAATCTGATGGAAGCCATGCAGGCGTGGAAGCAGGGTGACAAGGAGCGCGTGAAAACTGCAGTACAGCATTTTCAGGATACTGCAGTGGGACTTCGTTATCAGCCATTTCCCGTGGTAGTTGCTCCTTTTGGGCGATCGCTGGGCGGTGGTGTAGAATTTATTATGCATGCCGATAAGGTGGTTGCTCATCACGAACTGTATGCTGGACTGGTAGAAGTAGGGGTTGGTTTGTTGCCCGCAGGCGGTGGGACGAAGGAATTGCTCTACCGTGCCATGCATCAGGTGATGGACGATGAGCAGGTGGATCCCATGCCGTATATTAAAGAAAATTTTAAAACGATTGGTATGGCTAAAGTCTCGGATGGAGCGCCCAAAGCACAGCAGTTGGGATATCTCCGGGATTCTGATTCCATTATTATGAATCGCGATCTGCTAATTTCCAATGCCAAAGATGAGGCTCGTCGTATGGCTGATTTGGGTTACCACCCGCCCGCAAAACCGACGATACAGGTACAGGGTAAGAAGGCACTGAGCTCGTTAAAGCTGATGCTTTATATTATGCATGAGGCAAATTTTATCACCGATTACGATAAAGTTGTTGCTGAAAGGGTGGCTTATGTAATGAGTGGAGGTGATTTGAGTGAACCTCAAGAAGTATCCGAAGACTATTTGCTAAAGCTCGAAAGAGAAGCCTTTTTAAAACTTCTTGAAGACGAACGAACCCAAGCCCGAATAGAACACATGCTTGAGAAAGGGAAACCGCTGAGAAATTAG
- a CDS encoding AMP-dependent synthetase/ligase produces the protein MEYEPSTIISEVKKGLNKHDKDVLIATKREGQWVKTGREEFTTNIKKLALGLYELGVRRGDKVSLHSENSAEWLMCDQAILSLGAVNVPIYTTQPADQIKYILDDSGAKVHIVSNDQLFEETRSIRDTIENVETYISIFESGHDEVRNLDEIIQLGAQKDEEDPQLFEQLRGQVDPHDLATLIYTSGTTGAPKGVMLTHNNIASNVQASLERVPFDTTVREHEQMLSYLPLSHVFERMMTYLYLRLGYPIYYIEDIEEIREDLKEVEPHYFATVPRLLEKIHTGAKVKGQEMSGLKKRLYYWAINRAEEFDPENPPSGLEAIKHKIADKLVYSKIRPLFGRHLAGMVSGGGALSSTIFRFMNAVGVDCRQGYGLTETSPVLSVQDDDHLMPGSSGAPLSNVDIKIAEDGEILAKGPNVMEGYYNNEEKTKEVFTEDGWFKTGDIGKLERGNLCITDRKKSVFKLSTGKYIAPQIIQNLLTESGYIDQAVVIGYKRKFCSALIVPSLENIKKHFGNRDIGSLDDIKDNPKVREVIQKEVDKVNVNLSPWETVKKFVLLSKPFTIESGELTPTHKIKRSDIKENYADVIDKIYEDADEEE, from the coding sequence ATGGAATATGAGCCAAGTACTATTATTTCGGAAGTTAAAAAGGGGCTTAACAAGCACGATAAAGATGTGCTAATTGCTACTAAAAGAGAAGGCCAATGGGTAAAAACCGGCCGAGAAGAATTTACCACTAATATTAAAAAGTTGGCGCTTGGCCTATATGAGTTAGGGGTTCGCAGGGGAGATAAAGTGAGTCTCCATTCCGAAAATAGTGCAGAATGGTTGATGTGTGATCAGGCAATATTATCGTTAGGTGCTGTTAATGTACCTATTTATACAACCCAACCGGCTGATCAGATTAAATATATATTAGATGATTCTGGAGCAAAAGTACACATTGTGTCTAACGATCAGCTTTTTGAGGAAACTCGGTCTATCAGAGATACTATTGAGAATGTAGAAACCTATATTTCGATTTTTGAGTCTGGGCATGATGAGGTTCGTAATTTGGACGAGATTATCCAGTTGGGAGCTCAGAAAGATGAAGAAGATCCGCAGCTTTTTGAACAGCTTAGAGGACAAGTAGATCCGCATGACCTGGCCACTCTTATATATACATCCGGTACTACCGGGGCACCCAAAGGAGTGATGCTTACGCATAATAATATTGCTTCGAATGTGCAGGCCTCTCTCGAGCGGGTCCCTTTTGATACTACTGTACGGGAACATGAACAGATGCTTTCTTATCTGCCGCTCTCACATGTCTTTGAGCGAATGATGACCTATCTATATTTGCGTCTGGGGTATCCCATTTACTATATCGAGGATATAGAAGAGATCAGAGAAGACTTAAAAGAAGTTGAGCCACATTATTTTGCTACGGTCCCCCGACTGCTGGAAAAAATACATACTGGCGCTAAAGTAAAGGGACAAGAAATGAGTGGGCTTAAAAAGCGTTTGTACTACTGGGCGATTAATAGAGCTGAAGAGTTTGATCCTGAAAATCCTCCGTCCGGGCTTGAGGCCATAAAGCATAAAATTGCTGATAAGCTTGTTTATTCTAAGATCAGGCCACTTTTTGGGAGACATCTTGCCGGCATGGTTAGCGGGGGTGGTGCGCTTTCTTCCACGATCTTCCGTTTTATGAATGCAGTTGGAGTAGATTGCCGACAGGGATATGGGCTAACAGAAACTTCGCCTGTTCTTTCTGTGCAAGATGATGATCATTTAATGCCCGGTAGTTCTGGTGCACCGCTTTCTAATGTGGATATTAAGATTGCCGAAGATGGCGAGATACTGGCTAAAGGTCCTAATGTGATGGAAGGGTATTATAATAATGAGGAAAAGACCAAAGAAGTATTTACCGAAGACGGCTGGTTTAAAACTGGTGATATTGGGAAACTTGAACGAGGCAATCTGTGTATTACGGACCGAAAAAAATCTGTTTTTAAATTATCAACAGGTAAATATATAGCTCCGCAAATTATTCAAAACTTGTTAACTGAAAGTGGGTATATCGATCAGGCGGTTGTTATTGGCTACAAACGAAAATTTTGTTCAGCACTTATTGTACCAAGTCTCGAAAATATTAAAAAACATTTTGGGAACCGAGATATAGGTTCACTGGATGATATTAAGGATAATCCTAAGGTTCGCGAGGTTATTCAGAAAGAAGTGGATAAAGTAAATGTGAACTTATCACCCTGGGAAACAGTTAAAAAGTTTGTACTGCTTTCGAAACCGTTTACTATTGAATCTGGTGAGTTAACGCCTACCCATAAAATAAAGCGATCTGATATTAAAGAGAATTATGCCGATGTAATTGATAAGATTTATGAGGATGCTGATGAGGAAGAATAA
- a CDS encoding SDR family oxidoreductase has product MFREDTLKKKTILITGGGSGLGLAMAKKFASVGSNIAICGRTQSKLDNAADEIANEGDIQVETYQCDVRDHDRVTEMTQSIVEDFGAMDGLVNNAAGNFLAASEDLSPGGFKAIIDIVLHGSFNCTHAFGNYLIDSGRGGNILNIVTTYADDFGSSFVLPSACAKSGVLTMTRSLAYEWATYDIRLNAIAPGPFPTEGAWTRLVPDDSFEEKFLSKIPAGRYGDPEELANLATFIMSDMSPYMTGECVTIDGGERLSAGQFNFIDKLASRDELKEFFQMMKEKS; this is encoded by the coding sequence ATGTTCAGAGAAGACACTCTTAAGAAGAAAACAATATTAATAACCGGCGGTGGAAGTGGCTTAGGTTTGGCAATGGCTAAAAAATTTGCTTCTGTAGGCAGTAATATCGCCATTTGTGGTCGAACACAGTCAAAGTTGGATAATGCCGCCGATGAAATTGCAAATGAAGGTGATATCCAGGTTGAAACTTATCAATGTGATGTCAGAGATCACGACCGAGTCACCGAAATGACCCAAAGTATTGTAGAAGATTTTGGCGCCATGGATGGACTGGTTAACAATGCGGCTGGTAACTTTCTGGCAGCCTCTGAAGATCTTAGCCCGGGTGGCTTTAAAGCCATTATTGATATTGTGCTGCACGGTTCGTTCAATTGCACTCATGCTTTTGGAAATTATCTGATCGATAGCGGCCGGGGAGGTAATATCCTGAATATTGTAACAACCTATGCTGATGATTTTGGATCATCATTTGTGCTCCCCTCGGCTTGTGCTAAATCCGGAGTACTAACCATGACGCGTTCACTGGCATATGAATGGGCTACATATGATATCAGGTTAAATGCTATTGCCCCCGGACCTTTTCCCACCGAAGGGGCATGGACGCGTTTGGTTCCTGATGATAGTTTTGAAGAAAAATTTCTTTCCAAGATACCTGCTGGCAGGTATGGTGATCCCGAAGAGTTGGCAAACTTAGCTACGTTTATAATGTCAGATATGTCACCGTATATGACGGGTGAATGTGTAACAATTGACGGTGGTGAGCGTTTGTCTGCCGGGCAGTTTAACTTTATTGATAAGCTGGCTTCCCGGGATGAGCTGAAAGAATTCTTTCAAATGATGAAAGAGAAATCTTAA
- a CDS encoding PspC domain-containing protein: MGARLRKSRTDKMLTGVCGGIAEYLGWDPTIVRIIFVVITFLGSGAPVLLYFILALVMPD; encoded by the coding sequence ATGGGAGCTCGATTAAGAAAATCACGTACTGATAAAATGCTTACCGGTGTATGCGGAGGTATTGCCGAATACTTGGGCTGGGATCCAACCATTGTCAGAATCATATTTGTGGTTATCACATTTCTGGGTTCAGGAGCTCCGGTATTACTCTATTTTATTCTGGCCCTCGTCATGCCTGATTAA
- a CDS encoding four helix bundle protein — translation MNNFRELDVWKKAVELATRIYQLTDDYPKQEVYGLTSQIRRCTVSISSNIAEGAGRRSEKEFQKFLDIATGSCYELETQLIISNNLQYLNEAEYKNIKGKLIEIQKMIYALRQSLAE, via the coding sequence ATGAATAATTTTAGAGAATTAGATGTTTGGAAGAAAGCCGTCGAACTTGCTACCAGAATTTATCAACTAACTGATGATTACCCTAAACAAGAAGTATATGGTTTAACTTCTCAAATCCGAAGATGTACTGTTTCTATCAGTTCAAATATTGCTGAGGGAGCAGGACGAAGGAGCGAAAAGGAATTTCAAAAATTTCTCGATATTGCAACAGGATCTTGTTACGAACTCGAAACGCAATTAATTATTTCAAATAACTTACAGTATTTAAATGAGGCGGAGTATAAAAATATCAAAGGTAAACTGATTGAAATCCAGAAGATGATTTATGCTCTAAGACAGAGTTTAGCAGAGTAA
- a CDS encoding PaaI family thioesterase produces MYIQPEIKNRVKTFLDAPQQHMGDVLNISFTSFKTDEVKASMPVDKNTIQPFGLLHGGASVTLAETLASVGAWLNLDNNDQSAVGIEINANHMRAVKKGREVSGVSTPIHKGRSVQVWETKITNSRNQLVCSSRCTLAVVDR; encoded by the coding sequence ATGTATATCCAGCCAGAAATTAAAAATCGCGTTAAAACATTTTTAGATGCTCCCCAACAACATATGGGAGATGTACTCAACATTTCTTTTACTTCATTCAAGACGGATGAAGTAAAAGCCTCGATGCCGGTGGATAAAAACACCATACAACCCTTTGGCCTTTTACACGGCGGGGCATCAGTAACACTGGCCGAAACATTGGCATCGGTAGGAGCCTGGCTAAACCTGGATAATAATGATCAATCAGCTGTTGGCATCGAGATTAATGCTAATCATATGCGCGCCGTAAAAAAAGGCCGTGAAGTTAGTGGCGTTTCTACACCTATTCACAAGGGACGATCTGTACAAGTGTGGGAAACGAAAATTACAAATAGTCGAAATCAATTAGTTTGTAGCTCGCGATGTACGTTGGCTGTGGTTGATAGATAA